One Halobacterium zhouii genomic region harbors:
- a CDS encoding PspA/IM30 family protein: MGIISRASYVIRSKLNAFIGSAENPSESLDYSYERMRDELNDVKKGLADLTAQKKRLEVQRERLAENVDKHNDQAREAMRQDREELARRALEKKQAKLDQIEELESQISDLQSTQHDLEEKADELQGRIEQFRTKKETMKARYEAAEAKTRVSEAMTGVGDELGDVNRAIERVTERTDDMEARAAAMDELTERGVLEDSLSDEDQIDRELASGRSSREVEAELDTLRTEVEGDRSSEAAEAADHVDEAAVDEEMEALREEEES, encoded by the coding sequence ATGGGCATCATCTCACGAGCGTCGTACGTCATCCGGTCGAAGCTGAACGCGTTCATCGGGTCGGCGGAGAACCCCTCGGAGTCCCTCGACTACTCCTACGAGCGGATGCGCGACGAACTCAACGACGTGAAGAAGGGGCTGGCCGATCTGACGGCCCAGAAGAAGCGCCTGGAGGTCCAGCGCGAACGCCTCGCGGAGAACGTCGACAAGCACAACGACCAGGCCCGCGAGGCGATGCGCCAGGACCGTGAGGAGTTAGCGCGGCGCGCTCTCGAGAAGAAGCAGGCGAAACTCGACCAGATCGAGGAACTCGAGAGTCAGATCTCGGACCTCCAGTCCACCCAGCACGACTTAGAGGAGAAGGCCGACGAACTGCAGGGCCGCATCGAGCAGTTCCGCACGAAAAAGGAGACGATGAAGGCGCGCTACGAGGCGGCGGAGGCGAAGACGCGCGTCTCCGAGGCGATGACGGGCGTCGGCGACGAACTCGGGGACGTGAATCGTGCCATCGAACGCGTGACTGAACGCACCGACGACATGGAGGCGCGGGCCGCGGCGATGGACGAACTCACCGAACGCGGCGTCCTCGAGGACTCGCTCTCGGACGAGGACCAGATCGACCGCGAACTCGCGTCCGGGCGCTCCAGTCGCGAGGTCGAGGCCGAACTCGATACGCTGCGCACAGAGGTCGAAGGCGACCGGTCGAGCGAGGCCGCCGAAGCCGCCGACCACGTCGACGAAGCGGCCGTGGACGAGGAGATGGAGGCACTGCGCGAAGAGGAGGAGTCCTGA
- a CDS encoding universal stress protein has product MYDAVLVPTDGSDAASAGVTHGLDLAAAFDAVVHVLYVVPETESASIVGGAGGPDGEDVQAVAEEATETVVAAAEDRGLDTETAVHTGTPHREILAYAADEDVDLVVMATHGRSGITRFLNGSVTERVVRNADRPVLVARRKR; this is encoded by the coding sequence ATGTACGACGCCGTCCTCGTGCCGACCGACGGGAGTGACGCCGCGAGTGCGGGCGTGACACACGGCCTCGACCTCGCCGCGGCCTTCGACGCGGTCGTCCACGTCCTCTACGTCGTCCCGGAGACGGAGAGCGCGAGCATCGTCGGCGGTGCCGGCGGGCCGGACGGCGAGGACGTCCAGGCGGTCGCCGAGGAGGCGACCGAGACCGTCGTCGCGGCGGCCGAGGACCGCGGTCTCGACACCGAAACGGCGGTCCACACCGGCACGCCACACCGCGAGATTCTGGCGTACGCGGCCGACGAGGACGTCGACCTCGTGGTGATGGCGACCCACGGCCGCTCGGGCATCACCCGATTTCTCAACGGGAGCGTGACGGAACGCGTCGTCCGGAACGCCGACCGCCCGGTGCTGGTCGCCCGCCGGAAGCGGTGA
- the guaA gene encoding glutamine-hydrolyzing GMP synthase, with translation MVDVDEFIDEATAEIREKLGDDTAIIALSGGVDSSTAAALAHEAVGDQLVPVYVDTGLMRKGETEEIREEFGYMDRLRIVDAADRYLDRLAGVTDPEEKRKVIGDQFIEEFQTVASEVGADHLVQGTIYPDRIESEGNIKSHHNVGGLPDVVEFDGIVEPLRDLYKDEVREVARELGLEEVISERMPFPGPGLAVRIVGEVTREKVEVAREATHVVEEELEEYDPWQAFAAVLGKATGVKGDNRVHGYVVAVRSVESRDGMTARAQELEWDTLQRLQSRIAGTIDNVSRVVYDVTHKPPATIEYE, from the coding sequence ATGGTGGACGTCGACGAGTTCATCGACGAGGCCACCGCAGAGATTCGCGAAAAACTCGGTGACGACACCGCCATCATCGCGCTCTCCGGCGGCGTGGACTCCTCGACCGCCGCGGCGCTCGCCCACGAGGCCGTCGGCGACCAACTCGTCCCCGTCTACGTCGACACCGGCCTGATGCGGAAGGGCGAGACCGAGGAGATTCGCGAGGAGTTCGGCTACATGGACCGCCTCCGCATCGTGGACGCCGCGGACCGCTATCTCGACCGCCTCGCGGGCGTCACCGACCCCGAGGAGAAGCGCAAGGTCATCGGCGACCAGTTCATCGAGGAGTTCCAGACCGTCGCCAGCGAAGTCGGCGCGGACCACCTCGTGCAGGGCACTATCTACCCGGACCGCATCGAGAGCGAGGGCAACATCAAATCCCACCACAACGTCGGCGGCCTCCCCGACGTGGTGGAGTTCGACGGCATCGTCGAACCGCTCCGTGACCTCTACAAGGACGAGGTCAGAGAGGTCGCCCGCGAACTCGGCCTAGAGGAGGTCATCAGCGAGCGTATGCCGTTCCCGGGGCCGGGGCTCGCCGTCCGTATCGTCGGCGAGGTCACTCGCGAGAAGGTCGAGGTCGCGCGCGAAGCCACGCACGTCGTCGAGGAGGAACTCGAGGAGTACGACCCGTGGCAGGCGTTCGCCGCGGTGCTCGGGAAGGCCACCGGAGTGAAGGGAGACAACCGCGTCCACGGCTACGTGGTCGCCGTGCGCTCCGTCGAATCGCGGGACGGCATGACCGCTCGCGCGCAGGAACTCGAGTGGGACACCCTCCAGCGCCTGCAGTCCCGCATCGCCGGCACCATCGACAACGTCTCCCGCGTCGTCTACGACGTGACGCACAAACCGCCAGCGACAATCGAGTACGAATGA
- a CDS encoding alpha/beta hydrolase, whose product MRQETVLVPGARRVEATLDEPDSGSQSCVVMCPPHPQYRGNRADDRLEAVSEYLVSKGIAALRFDYGDWDEGLGEREDARNALRWADEEYATVGIFGFSFGGSVAALAAATTEIGLCAVSLLAPTAELPAGLNAADALADVDAPLQVVYATRDDTADWEPVVEAARDIDCEVVELSADHFFVGQLDTVAETVGPFLVRAC is encoded by the coding sequence ATGCGTCAGGAAACCGTCCTCGTCCCGGGGGCGCGCCGCGTCGAAGCCACGCTCGACGAACCGGATTCGGGGTCGCAAAGTTGCGTGGTGATGTGCCCGCCCCATCCCCAGTACCGCGGCAACCGCGCCGACGACCGACTGGAGGCGGTTTCGGAGTATCTGGTCTCGAAGGGAATCGCCGCGCTGCGATTCGACTACGGCGACTGGGACGAGGGCCTCGGGGAGCGCGAGGACGCACGGAACGCGCTCCGGTGGGCGGACGAGGAGTACGCGACCGTCGGCATCTTCGGGTTCAGTTTTGGCGGGAGCGTCGCCGCGCTCGCCGCCGCAACCACGGAAATCGGGTTGTGCGCCGTCTCGCTGCTCGCGCCCACCGCGGAACTCCCCGCCGGCCTGAACGCCGCGGACGCGCTCGCGGACGTCGACGCGCCGCTGCAGGTCGTGTACGCGACGCGGGACGACACCGCCGACTGGGAACCGGTCGTCGAGGCGGCGCGAGACATCGACTGCGAGGTCGTCGAACTGAGCGCCGACCACTTCTTCGTCGGGCAACTGGACACGGTCGCAGAGACTGTCGGGCCGTTTCTGGTTCGGGCGTGTTAG
- a CDS encoding manganese catalase family protein, with protein sequence MYYHDEKLQYPVEVEEPNPVFAKMLQEAIGGVEGEMRVALQYLFQAWGVPDEHEEYRKLLMETATEEIGHIEMLATAVAKNLEGAPLELKEEMGQDQAVSAAMSGVMPRQILSSGLNAMPVDANGAPFNASYVVASGNLAADMYANVMAESTGRLMVTRLWEMTDDQGMKDMLAYLIARDTMHQNQWLKALQTLGDPEDPYDHLPIPDSFPDAEELQDYNYAFLSTMKEKSEYEAPWTQGESVDGEGEFSLLHQSDLEGMVPDLGKADSKTHNEVVEKGENE encoded by the coding sequence GTGTACTACCACGACGAGAAACTCCAGTATCCAGTCGAAGTCGAGGAACCGAATCCGGTGTTCGCGAAAATGCTCCAGGAGGCCATCGGGGGCGTCGAGGGGGAGATGCGCGTGGCGCTCCAGTACCTCTTCCAGGCGTGGGGCGTGCCGGACGAACACGAAGAATACAGGAAACTCCTGATGGAGACGGCGACCGAGGAGATCGGCCACATCGAGATGCTGGCGACCGCGGTCGCCAAGAACCTCGAGGGCGCGCCGCTCGAACTCAAGGAGGAGATGGGGCAGGACCAGGCCGTTTCGGCGGCGATGTCCGGGGTGATGCCCAGGCAGATCCTCTCGTCGGGGCTGAACGCGATGCCAGTGGACGCCAACGGCGCGCCGTTCAACGCGAGTTACGTCGTCGCGAGCGGCAACCTCGCGGCGGACATGTACGCCAACGTGATGGCCGAGTCGACGGGCCGGCTGATGGTCACGCGGCTCTGGGAAATGACCGACGACCAGGGGATGAAGGACATGCTCGCGTACCTCATCGCCCGGGACACCATGCACCAGAACCAGTGGCTGAAGGCGCTACAGACCCTGGGCGACCCGGAGGACCCGTACGACCACCTCCCGATTCCGGACAGCTTCCCTGACGCCGAGGAGCTCCAGGACTACAACTACGCGTTCCTCTCCACGATGAAGGAGAAATCCGAGTACGAGGCGCCGTGGACGCAGGGCGAGTCCGTGGACGGCGAGGGCGAGTTCTCCTTGCTCCACCAGTCGGACCTGGAGGGGATGGTTCCGGACCTCGGGAAGGCGGACTCGAAGACGCACAACGAGGTCGTAGAGAAGGGCGAGAACGAGTAG
- a CDS encoding CTP synthase, with product MPKETGYDPSLGSKFVFVTGGVMSGLGKGITAASLGRLLSNAGFDVTAVKIDPYLNVDAGTMNPYQHGEVYVLKDGGEVDLDLGNYERFLDEDMTSDHNVTTGKVYQEVIERERAGDYLGKTVQIIPHVTDDIKRRVREAAEGSDVCLVEVGGTVGDIEGMPYLEALRQFSHEQDDDDILFAHVTLVPYSKNGEQKTKPTQHSVKELRSIGLQPDVLVGRNENRLDPDVREKIALFCDVPTEAVFSNPDVADIYHVPLMLEEEGLDEYVMEQFGLEDRALPEDERSTEWRDIVTQDLEGEVDVALVGKYGLEDAYISIHESLKHAGLETGVNVNVEWVDSEKMREHHEERLQEADAIVVPGGFGARGTEGKIEAIRYAREHDVPFLGLCLGFQMAVVEYARNVLGWTDANSTEVDEDTQHPVIDLLPEQYDLEDLGGTMRLGAHDTEIEPGTLAHDLYGADSCTERHRHRYEVNPEYIDELTDDGLTFSGKAGNRMEIVEKADHPFFFGTQFHPEFRSRPTRASPPFVGLVEAALDESDAGTDADTESEVTN from the coding sequence ATGCCGAAGGAGACCGGATACGACCCCTCACTGGGGAGCAAGTTCGTGTTCGTTACTGGGGGTGTGATGTCTGGACTGGGGAAAGGCATCACTGCCGCGAGTCTCGGGCGACTGCTTTCTAACGCCGGGTTCGACGTGACTGCGGTGAAGATAGACCCCTACCTGAACGTGGACGCGGGGACGATGAACCCCTACCAGCACGGCGAGGTCTATGTGTTAAAGGACGGCGGGGAGGTCGACCTCGACCTGGGGAACTACGAGCGGTTCCTCGACGAGGACATGACCTCTGACCACAACGTCACCACGGGGAAGGTGTACCAGGAGGTCATCGAGCGCGAGCGCGCCGGCGACTACCTCGGGAAGACCGTCCAGATCATCCCGCACGTCACCGACGACATCAAGCGCCGCGTGCGCGAGGCCGCCGAGGGCTCGGACGTCTGTCTCGTGGAAGTCGGGGGGACTGTCGGCGACATCGAGGGGATGCCGTACCTCGAGGCGCTCCGGCAGTTCAGCCACGAGCAGGACGACGACGACATCCTGTTCGCGCACGTCACGCTCGTCCCGTACTCGAAGAACGGCGAGCAGAAGACCAAACCCACCCAGCACTCCGTGAAGGAACTCCGGTCCATCGGTCTCCAGCCGGATGTCCTCGTGGGGCGCAACGAGAACCGCCTCGACCCGGACGTCCGCGAGAAGATCGCGCTGTTCTGTGACGTCCCCACCGAGGCCGTCTTCTCGAACCCGGACGTCGCGGACATCTACCACGTCCCGCTGATGCTCGAAGAGGAAGGTCTCGACGAGTACGTGATGGAGCAGTTCGGCCTCGAGGACCGCGCGCTCCCCGAAGACGAACGCTCGACCGAGTGGCGGGACATCGTCACGCAGGACCTCGAGGGGGAGGTCGACGTCGCGCTCGTCGGGAAGTACGGCCTGGAGGACGCGTACATCTCCATCCACGAATCGCTCAAGCACGCCGGTCTGGAGACCGGCGTGAACGTGAACGTCGAGTGGGTGGACTCCGAAAAGATGCGCGAGCACCACGAGGAGCGCCTCCAGGAAGCGGACGCCATCGTCGTGCCGGGCGGCTTCGGCGCGCGCGGCACAGAGGGGAAAATCGAGGCCATCCGGTACGCCCGCGAGCACGACGTGCCGTTCCTCGGTCTCTGTCTGGGCTTCCAGATGGCGGTCGTGGAATACGCCCGCAACGTCCTCGGGTGGACTGACGCGAACTCCACGGAGGTAGACGAGGACACCCAGCACCCGGTCATCGACCTGCTGCCCGAGCAGTACGACTTAGAGGATCTCGGCGGGACGATGCGCCTCGGTGCACACGACACCGAAATCGAACCCGGGACGCTCGCCCACGACCTCTACGGCGCGGACTCCTGCACGGAGCGCCACCGACACCGCTACGAGGTCAACCCCGAGTACATCGACGAGTTGACCGACGACGGCCTGACGTTCTCCGGGAAGGCGGGCAACCGCATGGAGATCGTAGAGAAGGCAGACCACCCGTTCTTCTTCGGGACGCAGTTCCACCCCGAGTTCCGCTCCCGGCCGACGCGTGCGAGTCCGCCGTTCGTCGGATTGGTGGAGGCGGCACTCGACGAGTCCGACGCCGGTACTGACGCCGACACCGAATCGGAGGTGACCAACTGA